A genomic region of Bosea sp. 124 contains the following coding sequences:
- a CDS encoding L,D-transpeptidase gives MAKRIVVSLKDQQLVAYEGTKKAFTFDCMTGDADHPTDKGVFYIIWKSKNHVSKAYGVKMHFALFFTTDGKAIHQYHAPGFHVTRSLKKNASDWFGSHGCVRLQEEDAKRIYKWAQVKTSVTVI, from the coding sequence ATGGCCAAGCGCATCGTGGTGAGCTTAAAGGACCAGCAGTTGGTGGCTTATGAGGGCACCAAAAAAGCGTTTACATTTGACTGCATGACGGGGGATGCTGACCATCCGACCGACAAAGGTGTCTTCTACATCATTTGGAAAAGTAAAAACCACGTAAGCAAAGCGTACGGTGTAAAAATGCACTTCGCATTGTTTTTTACGACCGATGGAAAAGCTATTCATCAGTACCATGCGCCCGGATTCCATGTCACAAGATCTTTAAAGAAAAACGCAAGCGACTGGTTTGGTTCGCATGGCTGTGTTAGATTGCAAGAGGAAGATGCAAAGCGAATTTATAAATGGGCTCAGGTCAAAACGAGTGTGACGGTGATTTAA
- a CDS encoding relaxase — translation MIIKASQRAGGKALAVHLMRDDENDHVHVHEVRGFMGEDVESAFREAYAISKGTKCRQFLFSCSFNPPEGETATVADFERAIGAAEEKLGLTGQPRVIVFHEKQGRRHAHCVWSRIKADEMRAVNMPHFKMKLKDLTRELFIEHGWKMPRGLVNSEERNPLNFSREEWQQAKRISRDPRTIKAIFQDCWAISDSAKAFVQAMEARGYYVARGDRRAFVTLDHTGEVYAIARWADVKTKEVNARLGEPAGYPTVTDVKERLAREVSVKLMRFAAEAKSEFNEARLGLQEQKRKLVAWQRHERQIQMELHTVRQTQEARIRHERFSSGFLRGIWDRITGRHAEIRRHNEAELLRAHQRDRAEQQALIERQLHDRRLLHRQIREHEQRLESELQLLQEPGDHARVPEQLVELYVAGAVRRMRRRRDISPT, via the coding sequence ATGATCATTAAAGCGTCACAGCGCGCGGGCGGAAAAGCGCTCGCCGTGCATCTCATGCGCGACGACGAGAATGATCATGTTCATGTTCACGAAGTCAGGGGCTTCATGGGCGAGGATGTCGAAAGCGCATTTCGGGAGGCCTATGCCATCAGCAAAGGCACGAAGTGCCGGCAGTTCCTTTTTTCATGCAGCTTCAATCCGCCGGAAGGCGAGACGGCGACCGTTGCGGATTTCGAGCGCGCGATCGGTGCGGCGGAAGAAAAGCTCGGCTTGACTGGTCAGCCGCGCGTCATCGTCTTCCATGAGAAACAGGGGCGACGCCATGCCCATTGCGTATGGTCGCGGATCAAGGCGGACGAGATGCGCGCGGTGAACATGCCGCATTTCAAAATGAAGCTGAAGGATCTGACGCGCGAGCTTTTTATCGAGCATGGCTGGAAGATGCCACGTGGGCTCGTGAACAGCGAGGAGCGCAACCCCCTGAATTTCTCACGGGAAGAATGGCAGCAGGCCAAGCGGATCAGCCGCGATCCGCGCACGATCAAGGCCATTTTTCAGGATTGCTGGGCGATCTCAGATTCCGCTAAGGCGTTCGTACAGGCGATGGAAGCACGCGGCTATTACGTCGCGCGTGGGGACCGGCGGGCATTTGTCACCCTCGATCACACGGGTGAAGTTTACGCGATCGCCCGCTGGGCAGATGTCAAAACGAAGGAAGTGAACGCACGCCTCGGCGAGCCCGCTGGCTACCCTACTGTCACTGACGTGAAAGAACGTCTGGCACGGGAGGTCAGTGTGAAATTGATGCGCTTCGCAGCGGAAGCGAAGAGCGAGTTCAATGAAGCGCGGCTCGGCCTCCAGGAACAGAAGCGCAAGCTCGTTGCATGGCAACGCCATGAACGTCAGATTCAGATGGAGCTACACACTGTCCGGCAAACGCAGGAAGCGCGCATCCGGCATGAACGCTTCAGCAGCGGGTTTCTGAGAGGGATTTGGGACCGGATCACGGGGCGTCACGCTGAGATACGGCGCCACAACGAGGCCGAACTTTTACGCGCGCATCAGCGGGATCGTGCTGAGCAGCAGGCCTTGATCGAACGGCAGCTGCATGACCGCCGTTTGCTCCATCGCCAGATCCGAGAGCACGAGCAGCGCTTGGAAAGCGAGTTGCAATTACTCCAGGAGCCTGGAGACCATGCGCGCGTGCCCGAGCAATTGGTGGAATTGTACGTCGCAGGCGCTGTGCGCAGAATGCGTAGGCGACGCGACATTTCGCCGACCTAA
- a CDS encoding DUF72 domain-containing protein, with protein MTAAEGKIRVGIGGWVFEPWRGTFYPDGLPQKRELEYAGERLDSIEINGTYYGSQKPESFARWRAETPEGFVFALKGSRYITNRRVLAEAAPSIEKFFSGGVMELKEKLGPINWQFMPAKRFDPTDFEAFLKLLPQTVDGVPVRHAVEVRHDSFQTPDFIALLRGYDVAVITSADSDYTQIADVTAPFVYARIMGTKEAEPNGYSDADLERWVERARVWAKGAVPEGLETVGAALPKTGPRDVFLYVISGDKVRNPAAAMALTQRLAAKT; from the coding sequence ATGACGGCAGCAGAGGGCAAGATCAGGGTCGGGATCGGCGGCTGGGTGTTCGAGCCCTGGCGCGGGACGTTCTATCCGGACGGCCTGCCGCAGAAGCGCGAACTCGAATATGCCGGGGAGCGGCTCGACTCGATCGAGATCAACGGCACCTATTATGGCTCGCAGAAGCCCGAGAGCTTCGCCAGATGGCGAGCGGAGACGCCTGAAGGCTTCGTTTTCGCGCTGAAAGGCTCGCGCTACATCACCAACCGCCGTGTGCTGGCGGAAGCGGCGCCCTCCATCGAGAAGTTCTTCAGCGGCGGCGTGATGGAGCTGAAGGAGAAGCTGGGGCCGATCAACTGGCAGTTCATGCCGGCGAAGCGCTTCGATCCAACAGATTTCGAGGCCTTTCTCAAGCTGCTGCCGCAGACGGTCGACGGTGTTCCGGTCCGGCATGCCGTCGAGGTGCGACACGACAGCTTCCAGACGCCCGATTTCATCGCGCTCCTGCGGGGATACGACGTCGCCGTGATCACCTCGGCGGATTCCGACTACACGCAGATCGCGGACGTCACGGCCCCCTTCGTCTATGCCCGTATCATGGGCACGAAGGAGGCCGAGCCGAACGGCTATTCCGATGCCGATCTCGAGCGATGGGTCGAGCGCGCTCGTGTCTGGGCGAAAGGCGCGGTGCCGGAGGGGCTGGAGACGGTCGGCGCGGCACTTCCCAAGACAGGCCCGCGCGATGTCTTTCTGTATGTGATCAGCGGCGACAAGGTCCGTAATCCGGCCGCCGCCATGGCGCTGACGCAGCGGCTCGCAGCCAAAACCTGA
- a CDS encoding YbaK/EbsC family protein, producing the protein MSLDSVRAFFAAHAPDIAIIETAESSATVALAAAAHGVEPARIAKTLSLRIGERVVLVVARGDARLDNRKAKAALGGKPRMLDADEVVALTGHPVGGVCPFGLATLLPVYCDVSLKSFDEVVPAAGSTQSAVRIAPERMAALTGAQWVDVCQDLI; encoded by the coding sequence ATGAGCCTCGACTCGGTCCGCGCCTTCTTTGCCGCGCACGCTCCCGACATCGCGATCATCGAGACGGCAGAGAGCAGCGCGACGGTCGCGCTCGCCGCCGCAGCCCATGGCGTCGAGCCGGCGCGCATCGCCAAGACGCTCTCGCTGCGCATCGGCGAGCGCGTCGTGCTGGTGGTGGCGCGCGGCGATGCCAGGCTCGACAACCGCAAGGCCAAGGCCGCGCTCGGCGGAAAACCGCGCATGCTGGATGCTGACGAGGTCGTCGCTCTGACCGGGCACCCCGTCGGCGGCGTCTGCCCCTTCGGACTGGCTACCCTCTTGCCGGTCTACTGCGATGTCTCGCTCAAGAGCTTCGACGAGGTCGTGCCCGCCGCCGGCTCGACGCAGAGCGCCGTCCGCATCGCGCCAGAGCGCATGGCCGCGCTGACGGGCGCGCAATGGGTCGATGTCTGCCAGGACCTGATCTGA
- the purH gene encoding bifunctional phosphoribosylaminoimidazolecarboxamide formyltransferase/IMP cyclohydrolase, translating into MPTELRRVERALLSVSDKTGLIDFARALNLLGIALVSTGGTAKALAEAGLPVTDVSDLTGFPEMMDGRVKTLHPKVHGGLLAIRSHPEHQASMLGHGIAPIDLLVVNLYPFEATVAAAKPYDDCIENIDIGGPAMIRAAAKNHNDVAVVVDAADYATVLSDLQSHKGATTLTLRRKLAQKAYARTAAYDAAISNWFAGELGDTAPAFRALGGHLAETMRYGENPHQWAAFYRTPGSRPGVSTARQVQGKQLSYNNINDTDAAFECVAEFDPAASAACVIVKHANPCGVATGGSPLEAYERALACDPVSAFGGIVALNRKLDAQAARKIVEVFTEVIIAPDADEEAIALIAAKKNLRLLLTGGLPDVRAPGLSLRTVSGGFLAQARDNAVVDDMELRVVTKRQPSEAELADLRFAFRVAKHVKSNAIVYVKDGATVGIGAGQMSRVDSSRIAAWKAGEAAKAAGLSETLAKGSVVASDAFFPFADGLLAAAEAGATAVIQPGGSMRDDEVIKAADEAGLAMVFTGHRHFRH; encoded by the coding sequence ATGCCGACCGAGCTTCGCCGCGTCGAACGCGCACTCCTTTCCGTCTCCGACAAGACCGGGCTGATCGATTTCGCGCGTGCGCTGAACCTCCTCGGCATCGCGCTGGTCTCGACCGGCGGCACCGCCAAGGCGCTCGCCGAAGCCGGGCTGCCCGTCACCGACGTCTCCGATCTGACCGGCTTCCCGGAGATGATGGACGGCCGCGTCAAGACGCTGCATCCCAAGGTCCATGGCGGGCTGCTGGCGATCCGCTCGCATCCCGAGCACCAGGCCTCGATGCTCGGCCACGGCATCGCTCCGATCGACCTGCTCGTCGTCAACCTCTACCCCTTCGAGGCGACGGTCGCTGCAGCCAAGCCCTATGACGACTGTATCGAGAACATCGACATCGGCGGGCCGGCGATGATCCGCGCCGCCGCCAAGAACCACAACGACGTCGCGGTCGTCGTCGATGCCGCCGACTACGCCACCGTGCTCAGCGATCTCCAGTCCCACAAGGGCGCGACCACGCTGACGCTGCGCCGCAAGCTCGCCCAGAAGGCCTATGCCCGCACCGCGGCATACGACGCCGCGATCTCGAACTGGTTTGCGGGCGAGCTCGGCGACACCGCCCCGGCTTTTCGCGCGCTCGGCGGCCATCTGGCCGAGACCATGCGCTATGGCGAGAACCCGCATCAATGGGCAGCCTTCTACCGCACGCCGGGCAGCCGCCCCGGTGTCTCGACCGCCCGCCAGGTCCAGGGCAAGCAGCTCTCCTACAACAACATCAACGACACCGACGCCGCCTTCGAATGCGTCGCCGAGTTCGACCCCGCGGCGTCGGCGGCCTGCGTCATCGTCAAGCACGCCAATCCCTGCGGTGTCGCCACGGGCGGCTCGCCGCTTGAGGCCTATGAGCGGGCCCTGGCCTGCGACCCGGTCTCGGCCTTTGGCGGCATCGTCGCTCTCAACCGTAAGCTCGATGCGCAGGCGGCCCGGAAGATCGTCGAGGTTTTCACCGAGGTGATCATCGCGCCCGACGCCGACGAGGAGGCGATCGCCCTGATCGCCGCCAAGAAGAACCTGCGCCTGCTGCTCACCGGCGGCCTGCCGGATGTGCGCGCCCCCGGCCTCTCGCTGCGCACCGTCTCGGGCGGCTTCCTGGCCCAGGCCCGCGACAACGCCGTGGTCGACGACATGGAGCTCAGGGTCGTGACGAAGCGCCAGCCGAGCGAAGCCGAACTCGCCGATCTGCGCTTCGCCTTCCGCGTCGCCAAGCATGTCAAGTCGAACGCCATCGTCTATGTGAAGGACGGGGCCACCGTCGGCATCGGCGCCGGCCAGATGAGCCGGGTCGATTCCTCGCGCATCGCCGCCTGGAAGGCCGGAGAGGCGGCGAAGGCCGCGGGTCTGTCCGAGACGCTGGCCAAGGGTTCGGTCGTTGCGTCCGACGCCTTCTTTCCCTTCGCCGACGGCCTGCTGGCCGCAGCCGAAGCGGGCGCCACGGCGGTGATCCAGCCTGGCGGCTCGATGCGCGACGACGAGGTCATCAAGGCGGCCGACGAGGCCGGCCTCGCCATGGTCTTCACCGGCCACCGTCATTTCCGGCACTGA
- a CDS encoding heparinase II/III family protein, giving the protein MAQAAIGRAARRTRGQLVGFARKLWPFGRSSATRLLFAPHDLRTSDPTTAGDIYAGYYAFSGRTLRTHGESPFDSEPPSEAWAEALHGFGWLRHMHAADTAIARANARALVDDFITRRRDRNEIARRPAVAARRLISFLSHSPLLLEGADHVFYERFLRHVSRLADRLNLALAGAVEGSARLNCLIAVAFAAICLDGQDGRRKRLEFQLSDELDHQILPDGGHLSRNPRLLIELLLDLLPLRETFMARGIEPPRGVLMAIERMMPHLRLFRHGDGALALFNGMGTTPPDLMATLAAYDDARARPIEQAAYAGYSRLSGERSIVVIDAGAPPRGAHSVEAHAGCLAFEFSSGAQRIVVNCGTSRYGSAELRLAARSTAAHSTVTLDDRSSAAFGLVLGEMRVVAGPADVRVARQDAEAGQEWVGSHDGYRRGLGAVHTRRLLLARDGATLTGEDEITLGGTPSGLPAVARFHLHPSIRPSLIREGAGAMLALPNGEVWAFEASGLQVSIEESIFLAAADGRRRTEQLSVAFDAVATPRIAWRFSRIVAAAASTGRFRPPPPDTGTPPEPAQDA; this is encoded by the coding sequence TTGGCGCAGGCCGCGATCGGGCGGGCGGCGCGGCGGACCCGTGGCCAGCTCGTCGGTTTCGCGCGCAAGCTCTGGCCCTTCGGCCGCTCGTCCGCAACGCGCCTGCTCTTCGCGCCGCATGACCTGCGCACCTCGGACCCGACCACGGCCGGCGACATCTATGCCGGTTACTACGCCTTCTCCGGCCGCACGCTGCGCACGCATGGCGAATCGCCTTTCGACAGCGAGCCGCCGAGCGAGGCCTGGGCCGAGGCGCTGCACGGCTTCGGCTGGCTGCGGCACATGCACGCCGCCGACACCGCGATCGCCCGCGCCAATGCCCGCGCGCTGGTCGACGACTTCATCACCCGGCGGCGCGACCGCAACGAGATCGCCCGGCGTCCGGCGGTCGCGGCGCGGCGGCTGATCTCCTTCCTGTCGCATTCGCCGCTGCTGCTGGAAGGCGCAGACCATGTCTTCTACGAGCGCTTCCTGCGCCATGTCTCGCGGCTGGCCGATCGGCTGAACCTCGCACTGGCCGGCGCGGTCGAGGGCTCCGCGCGGCTCAACTGCCTGATCGCCGTCGCCTTCGCCGCGATCTGTCTCGACGGCCAGGATGGGCGCCGAAAGCGGCTCGAATTCCAGCTCTCCGACGAACTCGACCACCAGATCCTGCCCGATGGCGGCCATCTCAGCCGCAACCCGCGTCTGCTGATCGAATTGCTGCTCGACCTGCTGCCGCTGCGCGAGACCTTCATGGCGCGCGGCATCGAGCCGCCCCGCGGCGTGCTGATGGCGATCGAGCGGATGATGCCGCATCTGCGCCTGTTCCGTCACGGCGATGGCGCGCTCGCCCTGTTCAACGGCATGGGCACGACCCCGCCCGACCTGATGGCGACGCTCGCCGCCTATGACGACGCCCGCGCCCGGCCGATCGAGCAGGCGGCCTATGCCGGCTACAGCCGCCTCTCCGGCGAGCGCAGCATCGTCGTGATCGATGCGGGCGCACCGCCGCGCGGAGCCCATTCCGTCGAAGCGCATGCCGGCTGCCTCGCCTTCGAATTCTCCAGCGGCGCCCAGCGGATCGTCGTCAATTGCGGCACCAGCCGCTACGGCTCGGCCGAATTGCGGCTCGCCGCCCGCAGCACGGCGGCGCATTCCACCGTGACGCTCGACGACCGCTCCAGCGCCGCCTTCGGGCTTGTTCTGGGCGAGATGCGGGTCGTCGCCGGGCCCGCCGATGTCCGCGTCGCAAGGCAGGACGCCGAGGCGGGTCAGGAGTGGGTCGGCAGTCATGACGGTTATCGCCGCGGCCTCGGTGCCGTGCATACGCGCCGCCTGCTGCTCGCCCGCGATGGCGCCACGCTGACCGGCGAGGACGAGATCACGCTCGGCGGAACGCCCTCCGGCCTGCCGGCCGTGGCCCGCTTCCATCTGCACCCCTCGATCAGGCCGAGCCTGATCCGCGAGGGAGCGGGCGCCATGCTGGCGCTGCCCAATGGCGAGGTCTGGGCCTTCGAGGCCTCGGGCCTGCAGGTCTCGATCGAGGAGAGCATCTTCCTTGCAGCCGCCGATGGCCGGCGCCGCACCGAACAGCTCAGCGTTGCTTTCGACGCGGTGGCGACGCCGCGCATCGCCTGGCGGTTCAGCCGCATCGTTGCCGCCGCGGCATCGACCGGGCGGTTCAGGCCGCCGCCACCCGATACCGGAACGCCGCCGGAGCCGGCGCAGGACGCATGA
- a CDS encoding RsmB/NOP family class I SAM-dependent RNA methyltransferase, with protein MAKGITQDDRGQVQQDDDSRTGAATVPGLPARRLAAAVIDEVLRARLALDDTHERLAPSYGLDAADSALARAIAITAFRHLGTIQEAINARLERGSPRNSGLFEPIMVAAAAQILFLDVPDHAAVDLAIRHLHEDTRSSRYVALGNALLRRLAREREAILAEAVDPFLDTPEWLAESWMERYGEDAAAAIAQSHRNEPPLDISVKDDAAGWAEKLDGVLLPTGSVRLRERQAITGLPGFDEGAWWVQDAAAALPVRLLAPKPGERIADLCAAPGGKTAQLAALGATVTAVDRSGPRLRRLRANLERLGLSAEIVVKDATLWEAEPFDAVLLDAPCSATGTIRRHPDVAWTKSPEDRDKLVALQARLLEAAARLTRPGGRLIYCTCSLEPQEGEEQIEAFLKAHPDFARKPIDPAEIGGLSEAIDNSGDLRTLPHQLRNETPRLSGWSGFYASRLIRL; from the coding sequence GTGGCGAAGGGAATCACGCAAGACGATCGCGGCCAGGTCCAGCAGGACGACGACAGCCGGACCGGCGCAGCGACGGTGCCGGGCCTTCCGGCCCGCCGGCTGGCTGCCGCCGTCATCGACGAGGTCCTGCGCGCAAGGCTGGCGCTGGACGACACCCATGAGCGGCTGGCGCCATCCTACGGGCTGGATGCAGCCGACAGCGCGCTGGCCCGCGCCATCGCGATCACGGCCTTCCGGCACCTCGGCACCATTCAGGAGGCGATCAATGCCAGGCTCGAGCGCGGTAGCCCGCGCAATTCGGGCCTCTTCGAGCCGATCATGGTCGCAGCCGCCGCCCAGATCCTCTTTCTCGACGTGCCCGACCACGCCGCCGTCGATCTCGCCATCCGCCATCTGCATGAGGACACCCGGTCTTCCCGCTATGTCGCGCTCGGCAATGCGCTGCTGAGGCGTCTCGCCCGCGAGCGCGAGGCGATCCTGGCGGAAGCGGTCGATCCCTTCCTCGACACGCCCGAATGGCTCGCCGAGAGCTGGATGGAGCGCTATGGCGAGGACGCCGCCGCCGCCATCGCGCAAAGCCACCGCAACGAGCCCCCGCTCGATATCTCCGTGAAGGACGATGCCGCAGGCTGGGCCGAGAAGCTGGACGGCGTCCTGCTGCCGACCGGGTCCGTGCGCCTGCGCGAACGCCAGGCCATCACCGGCCTGCCCGGCTTCGACGAAGGCGCCTGGTGGGTGCAGGATGCCGCCGCCGCGCTGCCGGTGCGCCTGCTGGCGCCCAAGCCGGGCGAGCGCATCGCCGATCTCTGCGCCGCCCCCGGCGGCAAGACCGCGCAGCTCGCCGCGCTGGGAGCGACGGTCACGGCGGTCGATCGCTCCGGCCCGCGCCTGCGCCGCCTCAGGGCCAATCTGGAGCGGCTCGGCCTCTCCGCCGAGATCGTCGTGAAGGACGCCACCCTCTGGGAGGCCGAACCCTTCGATGCCGTGCTGCTCGACGCGCCCTGCAGCGCCACAGGCACGATCCGGCGCCACCCCGACGTCGCCTGGACCAAGTCCCCGGAGGATCGCGACAAGCTCGTTGCCCTGCAGGCACGCCTGCTCGAGGCAGCGGCGCGCCTGACGCGGCCGGGCGGACGGCTGATCTACTGCACCTGCTCGCTCGAGCCGCAGGAGGGCGAGGAGCAGATCGAAGCCTTTCTGAAGGCCCACCCTGACTTCGCCCGCAAGCCAATCGATCCGGCCGAGATCGGCGGCCTTTCCGAGGCGATCGACAACAGCGGCGACCTGCGCACCCTGCCCCACCAGCTCCGCAACGAGACGCCCCGTCTCTCGGGATGGAGCGGATTTTACGCAAGCCGCCTGATCAGGCTATGA
- the htpX gene encoding zinc metalloprotease HtpX — protein MNYIRTGMLMAGLTALFGAVGYLLGGGSGMLMALGFAAVTNLFSYWNSDRLALAAHNAHEVDERSAPELYGMVRDLAARANMPMPRVYLIDEDQPNAFATGRNPQNAAVAATTGIMRTLSYEELAGVMAHELAHIRNHDTLTMTITATMAGAISSLVTFGMMFGSRENRPNVIVQILLSILAPLAAMVIQMAISRSREYEADKLGGEIVGNPVWLADALAKIAGGVAHIPNETAEAKPATAHMFIINPLTGGGMDSLFSTHPDTGNRIAALMEQARAMGIGAHAGGGFMSQAAQSPWSGSGSGHQPGPWG, from the coding sequence ATGAACTACATCCGCACCGGCATGCTGATGGCCGGCCTCACTGCGCTGTTCGGCGCGGTCGGTTACCTGCTCGGCGGCGGCAGCGGCATGCTCATGGCACTGGGTTTCGCTGCCGTCACCAATCTCTTCAGCTACTGGAATTCCGACAGGCTGGCGCTGGCCGCCCACAACGCCCACGAGGTCGACGAGCGCAGCGCGCCGGAACTCTACGGGATGGTGCGCGATCTCGCGGCCCGCGCGAACATGCCGATGCCTCGCGTCTATCTGATCGACGAGGACCAGCCCAACGCCTTCGCCACCGGGCGAAACCCGCAGAACGCCGCCGTCGCGGCGACGACCGGCATCATGCGCACGCTGAGCTATGAGGAGCTTGCCGGCGTGATGGCGCACGAGCTCGCCCATATCAGGAATCACGACACGCTGACGATGACGATCACCGCCACCATGGCCGGTGCGATCTCCTCGCTGGTGACCTTCGGGATGATGTTCGGCTCGCGCGAGAACCGGCCGAACGTCATCGTCCAGATCCTGCTCTCGATCCTGGCACCGCTGGCTGCGATGGTCATCCAGATGGCGATCTCGCGCTCGCGCGAATACGAGGCCGACAAGCTCGGCGGCGAGATCGTCGGCAATCCGGTCTGGCTCGCCGATGCGCTCGCCAAGATCGCGGGCGGCGTCGCGCATATTCCAAACGAGACGGCGGAGGCGAAGCCTGCTACGGCGCACATGTTCATCATCAATCCCCTGACTGGCGGCGGCATGGATTCCCTGTTCTCGACACACCCCGACACTGGCAATCGAATCGCCGCGCTGATGGAGCAGGCCCGCGCCATGGGGATCGGTGCCCATGCAGGCGGCGGCTTCATGAGCCAGGCCGCGCAGAGCCCCTGGAGCGGTTCCGGCTCGGGCCACCAGCCCGGCCCCTGGGGCTGA
- a CDS encoding succinate dehydrogenase assembly factor 4, translated as MSQQSEETKAPAAPEEAPARKLPPAAERALAEAAARRAAIDAKAADLGSTREINGRGGLEPVRYDDWEVKGIASDF; from the coding sequence ATGAGCCAGCAGAGCGAGGAGACGAAGGCGCCGGCGGCGCCCGAGGAGGCGCCTGCCCGCAAGCTGCCGCCGGCGGCGGAACGGGCGCTGGCCGAAGCAGCCGCACGGCGGGCGGCGATCGATGCGAAGGCCGCCGACCTCGGCTCGACACGCGAGATCAACGGGCGCGGCGGACTCGAGCCGGTCCGCTACGACGACTGGGAGGTCAAGGGGATCGCGAGCGACTTCTGA
- a CDS encoding extracellular solute-binding protein has product MSQDPTGLDRRTAIDRRTVLGGLTAMATGAGGALAASPPLPSAPVTISVIDVGGALALMQKAFEDYRAANPKLVSRIAFVKAPAPELASKIKAQQEAGRADLDLVLTGSDGLAAGLDQKLWLKVLPDFNDKFPNIEANYEPAALALHKVQGDGFGVVVNYYPSGPLLEYAPERVKAVPTSAEELLAWAKANPNRFMYARPTNSGPGRTFMMGLPYILGDKDPQDPVGGWDKTWAYLQELGQYIEYYPAGTGATMKEFGEGSRDIIISTTGWDINPRALGIVPKSAKIQTLKGFHWVSDAFFMCVPKGIPNDRLAVVLDMMAYVLTPKAQAYAYDEGYLYPGPAVKNVPLSLAPKASQDVIAEFGRPEYADLIANNPIELPLKPDKMVVAFRKWDELVGAKRAK; this is encoded by the coding sequence ATGAGCCAAGATCCGACAGGCCTCGACCGCCGCACCGCCATCGATCGTCGCACCGTCCTGGGCGGCCTGACCGCGATGGCGACGGGGGCCGGTGGTGCGCTCGCCGCCTCGCCGCCCTTGCCTTCCGCCCCGGTGACGATCAGCGTCATCGACGTCGGCGGCGCACTCGCCCTGATGCAGAAGGCCTTCGAGGACTATCGCGCCGCCAACCCCAAGCTGGTCTCGCGGATCGCCTTCGTGAAGGCCCCCGCGCCCGAACTCGCCAGCAAGATCAAGGCGCAGCAGGAGGCCGGCCGCGCCGATCTCGATCTCGTCCTGACCGGCAGCGACGGGCTGGCGGCAGGCCTCGACCAGAAGCTCTGGCTCAAGGTCCTGCCCGATTTCAACGACAAGTTCCCGAACATCGAGGCGAATTACGAGCCGGCCGCGCTCGCTTTGCACAAGGTCCAGGGCGACGGCTTCGGCGTCGTGGTGAATTACTATCCCTCCGGCCCGCTGCTCGAATATGCCCCCGAGCGCGTCAAGGCTGTGCCGACCTCGGCCGAAGAACTGCTCGCCTGGGCCAAGGCCAATCCGAACCGCTTCATGTATGCCCGCCCGACCAATTCCGGCCCGGGCCGGACCTTCATGATGGGCCTGCCCTATATCCTCGGCGATAAGGACCCGCAGGACCCGGTCGGCGGCTGGGACAAGACTTGGGCCTATCTCCAGGAACTCGGGCAATACATCGAGTACTACCCCGCCGGCACCGGCGCGACGATGAAGGAATTCGGCGAGGGCTCGCGCGACATCATCATCTCGACCACCGGCTGGGACATCAACCCGCGCGCGCTCGGCATCGTGCCGAAATCGGCGAAGATCCAGACGCTGAAGGGCTTCCACTGGGTCTCGGATGCCTTCTTCATGTGCGTGCCCAAGGGCATCCCGAACGACCGGCTCGCCGTCGTCCTCGACATGATGGCCTATGTGCTCACCCCAAAGGCGCAGGCTTACGCCTATGACGAGGGCTATCTCTATCCGGGCCCGGCGGTGAAGAACGTACCGCTCTCGCTCGCCCCCAAGGCGAGCCAGGACGTTATCGCCGAGTTCGGCCGGCCGGAATATGCCGACCTGATCGCCAACAACCCGATCGAGCTGCCCCTGAAGCCCGACAAGATGGTCGTCGCCTTCCGCAAATGGGACGAACTGGTTGGGGCGAAACGGGCGAAGTAA